Proteins from one Flammeovirgaceae bacterium genomic window:
- a CDS encoding caspase family protein has product MFLPFYRILYALPFVGPLAMAQSMETVIQQGHELAVLAVTVSPDSNLVATGSRDKSAKLWELSTGREIRSFLGHEGTVNCIDFSPDGKLMITSSADKTAKLWDVATGEEVFSTPEAFKMLTAAAFGPTGEYFIVGGFDNEAHVYGTKSKKTLATLKVNADQGLGYGVNFAFSPNGKWLAIGEDNHTANVYETSTWEKKFTFAEKEGSCGGCATWVGFNKDSQSLVMASNGGPVKKYSLATGKQTLQYIGDLEDISHVAFSPDDKQVLVVTKKEAIIWDNLTGRQLLRKSPQVNAEIKEAKYTKNGASLLLACDNNIIYQWDPWSGKVIKELTGLINMRDKGNINYDPNFYWDSYIAKYIRFKNRIMLSGDGKELIKGKFGTKVKRWDIATGKTTMEYVGHDKAALCYDLSKDGKRMVTGGGDGKIILWDVETGDTIRTIQSYREPIFDIKFNKDETEVASSSWDATFKTHDLKTGKRTNYVDFKTNSVYNLAYHPSGLYVFIANMDFSLQLMELDTHKPVRDFVGHSDIISSLTVSPDQRLLMSTSWDGSVRIWDIATGLMDTKFKGHRGAVHTAIFSHDGNTVYSAGADRIIRAWDAHTAAETHQFIGHTSEITSLVLSKDGKMLISHSLDGATKFWDLGTGKEFFEHIHFGNSEWMVKSPEGYFNGTDEARKYIHFVEGTKAYSVDQFFDEFYRPDLLPKIFMSRGGLEELKGIRNKLLESPPPSVQVAALPSEGSTTAEVFIKVTDNGGGVRELKLFHNGKNVPLTDENTKLPKGKNQTSTIKQQVTLVGGTNTLTATAKNKDKIESGPSSIEVFSESSGKSSTCYVLAVGINEYKNPKMTLNYAKPDAASFGKLINQNGAALFKEVELHTLYDKEASKENILKKLDELALKVHPEDVFVFYYAGHGSMVDDRFYFIPTESVRLYDLASLKKDAIEANILQEELKNIKALKQLIIMDACQSGGSVELLAARGAAEEKAIAQLSRSAGIHVMASAGSEQFATEFAELGHGLFTYTLITALQGAADGAPKDGKVTIYELKSYLDDQVPELTRKLKGKPQYPYTFSRGQDFPLVFNKKD; this is encoded by the coding sequence ATGTTCCTACCTTTCTATCGCATTTTGTATGCCCTGCCCTTTGTGGGCCCGCTGGCCATGGCCCAATCCATGGAAACCGTAATACAGCAAGGGCACGAACTGGCGGTGCTGGCGGTAACGGTAAGCCCGGATAGCAACCTGGTGGCCACCGGCAGCCGGGACAAGTCTGCCAAACTGTGGGAACTGTCCACGGGGCGTGAAATAAGGAGTTTCCTCGGCCATGAAGGGACAGTCAATTGTATTGACTTTTCCCCCGATGGCAAGCTTATGATCACCAGTAGTGCGGACAAGACGGCCAAGCTGTGGGACGTGGCCACGGGAGAAGAAGTTTTTTCCACACCTGAAGCGTTCAAAATGCTGACGGCCGCGGCCTTTGGCCCCACTGGCGAATACTTTATCGTAGGCGGGTTTGACAATGAAGCCCATGTGTACGGTACAAAAAGCAAGAAAACCCTGGCCACCCTAAAGGTCAATGCGGACCAGGGGCTGGGCTACGGGGTCAATTTTGCCTTTTCGCCCAATGGCAAATGGCTCGCCATCGGGGAAGACAACCATACGGCCAATGTCTATGAAACTTCGACCTGGGAAAAGAAATTTACTTTTGCCGAAAAGGAGGGGTCTTGCGGGGGATGTGCCACCTGGGTAGGGTTTAACAAGGATAGCCAGTCGCTGGTGATGGCCTCCAACGGTGGCCCCGTAAAAAAATATAGCCTTGCCACAGGAAAACAAACCCTGCAATACATCGGGGACCTGGAAGATATTTCCCACGTGGCCTTCAGCCCGGACGACAAACAAGTGTTGGTGGTAACCAAAAAGGAAGCCATTATATGGGACAACCTTACCGGAAGGCAATTGCTGCGGAAATCGCCACAAGTAAACGCGGAGATCAAAGAAGCCAAATACACCAAAAACGGGGCCAGCCTTTTGCTTGCCTGCGACAACAACATTATTTACCAATGGGACCCCTGGAGCGGGAAGGTAATAAAGGAACTTACCGGGTTGATCAATATGCGGGACAAGGGCAACATCAATTACGACCCCAATTTCTATTGGGACTCGTACATTGCAAAATACATCCGGTTCAAAAACCGCATCATGCTGTCAGGGGATGGGAAAGAACTTATAAAAGGAAAGTTTGGGACGAAGGTAAAAAGATGGGACATCGCGACTGGAAAAACCACCATGGAATATGTGGGGCATGACAAGGCCGCATTGTGCTACGACCTCTCCAAAGATGGCAAAAGAATGGTGACCGGGGGCGGGGACGGGAAAATCATTTTATGGGATGTGGAAACCGGGGACACCATCAGGACCATACAGTCGTACCGGGAGCCCATCTTTGATATAAAGTTCAACAAGGACGAAACGGAGGTTGCCTCTTCCAGTTGGGACGCCACCTTCAAAACACATGACCTGAAAACAGGCAAAAGGACCAACTACGTTGATTTCAAGACCAATTCCGTTTATAACCTTGCCTACCACCCTTCGGGCCTATATGTGTTTATTGCCAACATGGATTTTAGCCTGCAGCTTATGGAGTTGGATACCCACAAACCGGTGAGGGACTTTGTTGGCCACAGCGACATTATCTCCTCCTTGACGGTTAGCCCCGATCAACGGTTGTTGATGAGCACAAGCTGGGATGGCTCGGTGCGGATATGGGACATCGCCACGGGACTGATGGACACAAAATTCAAAGGCCACCGTGGGGCCGTGCACACCGCCATATTCAGCCATGACGGCAACACCGTTTATTCTGCCGGTGCCGACCGCATCATCCGGGCGTGGGATGCCCATACCGCTGCGGAAACGCACCAGTTCATAGGCCACACCTCGGAAATCACCTCCCTGGTTTTGAGCAAGGACGGCAAAATGCTGATCAGCCACAGCCTTGACGGGGCCACCAAGTTTTGGGACCTGGGCACAGGAAAGGAGTTTTTCGAGCACATCCATTTTGGCAACAGCGAGTGGATGGTGAAAAGCCCGGAAGGATATTTTAATGGCACGGACGAAGCGCGAAAATATATCCACTTCGTGGAAGGGACCAAGGCCTATTCCGTGGACCAGTTTTTTGATGAATTCTACCGCCCTGATTTGCTTCCCAAGATATTCATGAGCCGTGGCGGGCTTGAAGAACTGAAGGGGATACGCAACAAATTATTGGAGAGCCCTCCCCCGTCCGTTCAGGTGGCCGCCCTGCCCAGCGAAGGCAGCACCACAGCCGAGGTTTTCATTAAAGTAACCGACAATGGGGGCGGGGTACGGGAACTCAAGCTTTTTCACAATGGGAAAAACGTGCCGCTCACGGATGAAAACACTAAGCTTCCGAAGGGGAAAAACCAAACTTCAACCATCAAGCAACAGGTAACCCTGGTTGGGGGCACCAACACCCTCACGGCCACGGCCAAAAACAAGGACAAAATAGAATCGGGCCCCAGCTCGATAGAGGTTTTCTCCGAGTCAAGCGGCAAGAGCAGCACCTGCTATGTGCTGGCCGTTGGCATCAACGAGTACAAAAACCCCAAGATGACCTTGAACTATGCCAAGCCGGATGCCGCGTCATTTGGAAAATTGATCAACCAGAACGGGGCAGCCTTGTTCAAGGAGGTAGAGCTGCATACGTTGTACGACAAGGAAGCCTCAAAGGAAAACATCCTGAAAAAGCTTGATGAGCTGGCCCTTAAAGTCCACCCCGAGGATGTGTTTGTGTTTTACTATGCCGGTCACGGCAGTATGGTTGACGACCGGTTTTACTTTATCCCCACGGAAAGCGTGAGGTTGTATGATTTGGCCTCCTTGAAAAAGGATGCCATAGAGGCCAACATATTGCAGGAAGAACTTAAAAACATCAAAGCATTAAAACAGCTGATCATTATGGATGCGTGCCAGTCGGGGGGGTCGGTGGAATTGTTGGCCGCCCGGGGCGCTGCGGAGGAAAAAGCCATTGCACAGCTTTCGAGGAGCGCGGGCATCCATGTGATGGCCAGTGCGGGAAGCGAGCAGTTTGCCACGGAGTTTGCCGAATTGGGCCATGGGCTGTTTACCTATACCCTCATCACGGCATTGCAGGGCGCGGCTGACGGGGCGCCCAAAGACGGGAAAGTCACCATTTACGAACTCAAATCCTACCTGGACGACCAGGTGCCCGAGTTGACAAGAAAACTAAAAGGAAAGCCACAATACCCCTATACCTTTTCACGCGGACAGGATTTTCCACTGGTGTTCAACAAAAAGGATTGA
- the kbl gene encoding glycine C-acetyltransferase produces the protein MYKTLQPVLQKELESIREAGLYKTERIIVTPQGVEIKTSDGKEVVNFCANNYLGLSSHPRVVAAAKKAIDTHGYGMSSVRFICGTQDIHKELEKKISAFLGMEDTILYAAAFDANGGVFEPLFGPDDAIISDELNHASIIDGVRLCKAMRYRYKHNDMADLEKQLKDARAAGAKQAIIVTDGAFSMDGTIARLDKICDLADQYEALVMSDECHSSGFIGKTGRGVHEYRGVMGRVDIITGTLGKALGGASGGFTSGKKEIIEMLRQRSRPYLFSNTLMPSITGASIEVFNMLTETTDLRDKLEKNTKYFREKMTAAGFDIKLGEHPIVPIMLYEATLAQKFADRLLEKGIYVIGFFYPVVAKGQARIRVQISAAHEPHHLDKAIQAFTETGKELGVLK, from the coding sequence ATGTACAAAACACTTCAACCCGTACTGCAAAAGGAACTGGAATCGATCAGGGAAGCAGGGCTATATAAAACCGAAAGGATAATCGTTACCCCCCAGGGCGTGGAAATCAAAACCAGCGATGGGAAGGAGGTGGTTAATTTTTGTGCAAACAATTACCTGGGGCTGTCCTCCCATCCCAGGGTAGTGGCCGCGGCAAAAAAGGCCATTGATACCCATGGCTATGGAATGTCTTCGGTAAGGTTTATTTGCGGCACACAGGATATCCACAAGGAACTGGAAAAAAAGATTTCCGCGTTTTTGGGAATGGAGGACACCATATTATATGCCGCGGCATTTGATGCCAACGGGGGCGTGTTTGAGCCTTTGTTTGGCCCGGATGACGCCATTATTTCGGATGAACTGAACCATGCCTCCATCATTGATGGTGTCCGCCTGTGCAAGGCCATGCGCTACCGCTACAAGCACAACGATATGGCCGACCTGGAAAAACAATTGAAAGATGCCAGGGCAGCAGGGGCCAAGCAGGCCATCATCGTAACGGACGGGGCATTTTCAATGGATGGCACCATTGCCCGGTTGGACAAGATTTGCGACCTGGCCGACCAGTACGAAGCATTGGTGATGTCGGACGAATGCCACTCTTCCGGCTTTATTGGCAAGACGGGCAGGGGCGTGCATGAGTACAGGGGCGTGATGGGCCGGGTGGACATCATCACAGGGACTTTAGGCAAGGCGCTGGGAGGGGCGTCAGGGGGGTTTACTTCAGGCAAGAAAGAGATCATTGAAATGTTGCGCCAGCGTTCCCGGCCTTATTTGTTTTCCAACACACTGATGCCATCCATCACGGGCGCTTCCATTGAAGTTTTCAATATGTTGACGGAAACAACGGACCTGCGCGATAAGCTGGAGAAAAACACAAAATATTTCAGGGAAAAAATGACAGCGGCCGGGTTTGACATCAAGCTGGGGGAGCACCCGATAGTGCCCATCATGCTGTACGAGGCCACCCTGGCACAAAAATTTGCGGACCGGCTCCTGGAAAAGGGGATTTACGTGATCGGGTTCTTTTACCCCGTGGTGGCCAAGGGGCAGGCGCGCATCCGCGTGCAAATATCCGCAGCCCACGAGCCGCACCACCTGGACAAGGCCATTCAGGCTTTTACGGAAACAGGTAAGGAATTGGGGGTGTTGAAATAA
- a CDS encoding NAD-dependent epimerase/dehydratase family protein, giving the protein MKKTKILLIGAGGQLGSELTQGLWALHGVDNVISSDIKEAQGVLKEGRYEKLDVMQKDKLFELIKTNGVTQVYHLAALLSATGEQDPRWAWKLNMESLLYVLEAAHELKLDKVYWPSSIAVFGPTTPKDNTPQDTIMDPTTVYGITKLAGERWCEYFFRRYGVDVRSLRYPGLIGYKTQPGGGTTDYAVDIYFKALAGKKYECFLSADTYLPMMYMDDAVKATLDLMEAPAEKIKTRSSYNISSMSFCPAQVASTIKGHIPEFSISYKPDFRQAIADSWPKSIDDSRARSDWGWRHKFGLEEMTKDILDNLGKA; this is encoded by the coding sequence ATGAAAAAAACCAAAATTCTATTAATCGGGGCCGGGGGCCAGTTGGGCTCTGAACTGACCCAGGGCCTGTGGGCCCTTCATGGGGTGGACAACGTTATTTCATCGGATATCAAAGAGGCACAGGGGGTGCTGAAAGAAGGCCGTTACGAAAAGTTGGATGTCATGCAAAAAGACAAACTTTTTGAATTGATCAAAACGAACGGGGTCACGCAGGTATACCATCTTGCCGCGTTGCTTTCGGCCACTGGCGAACAAGACCCGCGCTGGGCGTGGAAGCTAAACATGGAAAGCCTCCTGTACGTATTGGAAGCAGCCCATGAATTGAAGCTCGACAAGGTGTATTGGCCAAGTTCCATAGCCGTTTTCGGCCCTACCACGCCCAAGGACAACACGCCCCAAGACACCATCATGGACCCAACCACCGTGTACGGCATCACCAAACTCGCAGGGGAGCGCTGGTGCGAATATTTTTTCAGGAGGTACGGGGTGGACGTGCGCAGCCTGCGCTACCCCGGGTTGATCGGCTACAAAACCCAGCCTGGTGGGGGCACCACCGACTATGCCGTGGATATTTATTTTAAGGCCCTGGCCGGCAAAAAGTACGAATGCTTCTTGTCTGCCGACACTTACCTGCCCATGATGTACATGGACGATGCCGTAAAGGCCACCCTGGACTTGATGGAGGCCCCAGCGGAAAAAATAAAGACCAGGTCCAGTTACAATATCTCTTCCATGAGCTTCTGCCCCGCCCAGGTTGCCTCCACCATAAAGGGCCATATTCCGGAATTCAGCATCAGTTACAAGCCCGATTTCAGGCAGGCCATTGCCGATTCGTGGCCCAAGTCAATCGATGACTCCCGGGCGCGAAGCGATTGGGGCTGGCGGCACAAGTTTGGACTGGAAGAAATGACAAAGGATATTTTGGACAACCTTGGCAAGGCCTAA